Proteins from a genomic interval of Rubinisphaera italica:
- a CDS encoding SDR family oxidoreductase, with translation MSYNRLIIGCGYLGSRAARAWQEQGFSVAVTTRSEERAQEFAEQGLQPIVCNVMDAASLQSLPDADVVLHAVGLDRKAGDSMRAVYVEGLRNVLTELEQRVSRMIYISSTSVYGQMDGSVVDEESVCEPTRENGQICLEAEQLVLNAECTGTVLRLAGIYGPDRLLARMKERQQSEPIAGNPEAWLNLIHVEDAVQAVLAAGVNELLHQKYLIVDDEPITRRAYYTLLAELLEAAAPVFTADKPDPKGDRGFNKRCKNHRMHDELMQSLKFPTIREGLRQAIKE, from the coding sequence ATGTCTTACAATCGTCTTATTATTGGTTGCGGTTATCTTGGTTCCCGGGCTGCGCGGGCTTGGCAGGAGCAGGGGTTTTCGGTGGCGGTGACGACGCGTTCGGAAGAGCGGGCGCAGGAGTTTGCCGAGCAGGGGTTGCAGCCGATTGTCTGTAATGTAATGGATGCCGCCAGTTTGCAGAGTTTGCCAGATGCAGACGTCGTGCTGCATGCGGTGGGTCTCGATCGGAAGGCTGGGGATTCGATGCGTGCTGTTTATGTGGAGGGATTGCGAAATGTGTTGACCGAACTGGAGCAGCGGGTCAGTCGTATGATCTACATTTCCAGCACATCTGTTTACGGCCAGATGGATGGATCGGTGGTTGATGAGGAGTCGGTTTGTGAGCCGACGCGAGAGAATGGACAGATTTGCCTGGAAGCTGAGCAACTGGTTCTGAATGCGGAATGCACGGGGACAGTTTTGCGACTTGCCGGAATCTATGGCCCGGATCGACTGCTGGCTCGTATGAAAGAACGTCAGCAGTCCGAGCCGATAGCGGGAAATCCTGAGGCGTGGCTGAATCTGATTCATGTCGAGGATGCCGTGCAGGCGGTACTGGCTGCGGGCGTGAATGAGTTGTTACATCAAAAGTATTTGATCGTCGATGACGAACCGATCACTCGTCGGGCTTATTATACACTGCTGGCCGAATTGCTTGAGGCTGCGGCTCCGGTCTTCACGGCTGACAAACCGGATCCCAAAGGGGATCGTGGATTCAATAAACGCTGCAAGAACCATCGGATGCATGATGAACTCATGCAGTCCCTGAAGTTCCCGACAATTCGTGAGGGGTTGCGGCAGGCGATCAAGGAGTAA
- a CDS encoding HYExAFE family protein has translation MIRSNQYEAAFEAYLREQRTAYVAVDETRRALMADVSLKSMDFIVYSAGSQNLLIDVKGRKRTGGRKWENWVTVEDISALIKWQDVFGADFRSLLVFAYESAADAEHPESKSFLQFRKKRYDFYGVWVDDYRQVMKQRSPRWQTVWVPNAAYRECRFPLSQLLIDPSTVV, from the coding sequence ATGATCCGCTCCAATCAATATGAAGCTGCCTTTGAAGCTTATCTGCGTGAGCAGCGGACGGCTTATGTTGCGGTCGATGAGACCCGGCGGGCTTTGATGGCTGATGTCTCGCTCAAATCGATGGATTTTATCGTCTATTCGGCTGGTTCGCAGAATCTGCTGATTGATGTAAAGGGTCGCAAGCGGACAGGCGGTCGGAAGTGGGAAAACTGGGTGACCGTTGAAGATATCTCGGCTCTGATCAAATGGCAGGATGTGTTTGGAGCGGACTTTCGGAGTCTGCTGGTATTTGCTTATGAATCAGCAGCTGATGCAGAACATCCGGAATCGAAATCGTTCCTCCAGTTTCGCAAAAAACGCTACGACTTCTACGGAGTGTGGGTCGACGATTATCGCCAGGTGATGAAGCAGCGTTCGCCACGCTGGCAAACGGTCTGGGTTCCGAATGCTGCGTATCGGGAATGCCGTTTTCCGCTGAGCCAACTACTGATCGATCCGTCGACGGTTGTTTGA
- a CDS encoding mechanosensitive ion channel family protein — protein MMKSVWLAILCGFLVSSDVVNAQNPPNEVDTAEATDKVAPAIPDKVDVEPLAQDPEISTRLLRILQATQWFEQPDVKVDQGVVFLSGQTRSESHREWAGQLAGNTQDVVAVVNRIQLIERSMWDLSPAWEELRDLGKTTVQSSPLIAVNLLLIIVTWFVTSWSSHAASYLLQWRMKSSLLRDVTARAIAVPVFLLGLYLVLKVSGLSRLAMTVLGGTGILGLVMGFAFRDIAENFLASILISMQHPFASGDLIEVAGYTGYVQSVNTRSTLLMTLEGNHVQIPNATIYKQTITNFTANPSARFDFTIGIGYDDSIELAQSVAMSVLSKHPAIVQELDKLVLVENLGASTVNLRIYFWIDIAKYSSLKVNSAIIRLVKQAFDEAGISMPDEAREVVFPNGVPVHMISSQHFKESEASNKKPSGKSPDSQSNAAEGDLSSESKEINQQAQKSRSPESGQNLLDQ, from the coding sequence ATGATGAAGTCTGTATGGCTCGCAATTTTATGTGGTTTCCTCGTCAGTTCAGACGTGGTGAATGCACAGAATCCTCCCAACGAAGTCGATACCGCAGAAGCGACGGATAAAGTTGCTCCGGCAATTCCTGATAAAGTCGATGTCGAGCCGCTTGCTCAGGACCCAGAGATTTCTACACGACTCTTGAGAATCCTGCAGGCAACACAGTGGTTTGAGCAACCAGACGTGAAAGTCGATCAAGGGGTTGTCTTTCTGAGTGGTCAAACTCGAAGTGAGTCACATAGAGAATGGGCGGGTCAATTGGCAGGCAATACGCAGGACGTTGTCGCCGTTGTCAATCGGATTCAGCTGATTGAACGATCGATGTGGGATCTTTCTCCAGCGTGGGAAGAACTGCGGGATTTGGGAAAAACTACAGTACAGAGCAGCCCATTAATTGCTGTCAACCTGCTCCTGATTATTGTCACCTGGTTTGTCACGTCCTGGTCTTCTCATGCAGCTTCTTATTTGTTGCAGTGGCGGATGAAAAGCAGCCTGTTGAGAGATGTGACCGCTCGAGCGATAGCGGTTCCTGTTTTTCTGTTGGGACTCTATCTGGTCCTTAAGGTTTCAGGACTATCACGTCTGGCGATGACTGTTCTGGGGGGAACAGGAATCCTCGGACTGGTGATGGGGTTTGCTTTTCGCGACATCGCAGAAAACTTTTTGGCCAGTATTTTGATCAGTATGCAGCATCCCTTCGCCAGTGGTGATTTGATCGAAGTGGCTGGGTATACAGGATATGTGCAAAGCGTAAACACACGTTCGACCTTACTGATGACACTGGAGGGAAATCACGTTCAAATTCCCAATGCAACAATCTACAAACAGACGATCACGAACTTCACGGCTAATCCAAGTGCCCGCTTCGATTTTACGATAGGAATTGGTTACGACGATTCCATCGAGCTGGCTCAGTCGGTGGCCATGTCGGTTCTGTCAAAGCATCCCGCCATCGTTCAAGAGCTTGATAAGCTTGTGCTCGTTGAAAACTTAGGGGCTTCAACGGTGAATTTGCGCATTTATTTCTGGATAGATATCGCAAAATACAGCTCGCTAAAAGTGAATTCCGCTATTATCCGATTAGTCAAGCAGGCATTTGATGAAGCAGGCATTTCAATGCCAGATGAAGCCCGGGAAGTAGTCTTTCCCAATGGTGTCCCCGTTCACATGATTTCCAGTCAGCATTTCAAAGAATCTGAAGCCTCAAATAAGAAACCCTCAGGGAAAAGTCCAGATTCTCAAAGCAATGCCGCTGAGGGCGATTTGAGCAGTGAGTCGAAAGAAATTAATCAGCAGGCTCAGAAATCACGCTCTCCAGAGAGTGGTCAAAACTTACTTGATCAATGA
- a CDS encoding SDR family oxidoreductase, which yields MSLKNQNVVITGGGSGIGAATARALVDAGANVVIAGRNLDKLQEICKYKPESMFAVSADVADRSSVDQLFAAAQEKLGSIDILINAAGINVPKRMMHNLDPADWDRMMDINATGTFNCMRLALSQMRERKAGTIINISSVAGIRAAALGGVGYNASKFAATALGISAGDEEKEHGIRITNIYPGEVDTPILDNRPSPVTDEHRARILQPEDVVATIMLVLQLPARARVPELTIIPTTQSFI from the coding sequence ATGTCATTAAAGAATCAGAATGTCGTCATTACAGGTGGTGGATCGGGAATTGGAGCAGCGACTGCTCGGGCTTTGGTCGATGCAGGAGCCAATGTCGTCATCGCTGGTCGAAATCTGGACAAACTCCAGGAAATTTGTAAGTACAAACCGGAATCCATGTTTGCGGTTTCCGCGGACGTGGCTGATCGATCGAGTGTTGACCAGTTATTTGCTGCAGCTCAAGAAAAGCTCGGCTCGATCGATATCCTGATCAACGCAGCCGGTATCAATGTTCCGAAACGCATGATGCACAATCTCGATCCCGCCGACTGGGATCGCATGATGGACATCAATGCGACTGGCACCTTCAATTGCATGCGACTCGCGTTGTCGCAAATGCGGGAACGTAAAGCTGGAACGATTATCAACATCTCCTCCGTGGCTGGGATTCGAGCGGCCGCCTTAGGTGGAGTTGGTTATAACGCATCGAAATTTGCCGCGACCGCACTGGGGATTTCAGCCGGCGACGAAGAAAAAGAGCACGGGATCCGCATCACGAATATCTATCCCGGCGAAGTCGATACACCAATTCTGGATAATCGTCCGAGCCCTGTGACCGACGAACATCGCGCAAGAATTCTGCAACCGGAAGACGTCGTAGCAACGATCATGCTGGTCCTGCAACTCCCTGCTCGTGCCCGCGTTCCCGAGTTAACCATCATCCCGACAACACAGTCATTCATCTAA
- the lpxB gene encoding lipid-A-disaccharide synthase, whose product MEVYFSVGEPSGDEHAAALIREIKKRNPTCRCVGYGGDDMQAAGCEVFFPLTTMAVMGIMQVLPLLRKFWGLGQAARKYFRENRPDAVVLVDFPGFNWWIARYAKQAGIPVYYYMPPQLWAWGGWRVKRMHKYVDHVLSGLNFETEWYQKQGVNAQFVGHPFFEEVAQHPVSPSQIKQLRQNQKKVIALLPGSRTMEVTMNWPAMMAVAQRINHQHPECSFLVASYKPHQREFCEEELAKFNTDLPIEFHTGKTSEIIAAADCALMVSGSVSLELMARCLPAVVLYKGGYVMGTLAKYLVKCKYMTLPNLIAGREVLPEFPYMNGENERVTKMASIINGWLRNPQELASVRQDLKELSEGIAASKASVTTAEYLLESLEIQPEFKQAA is encoded by the coding sequence ATGGAAGTCTATTTTTCAGTCGGCGAGCCAAGTGGCGATGAACATGCCGCTGCGTTAATACGTGAAATCAAAAAACGAAATCCCACCTGCCGATGTGTCGGCTATGGGGGAGACGATATGCAGGCCGCGGGCTGCGAGGTCTTTTTTCCGCTCACCACAATGGCCGTCATGGGCATTATGCAGGTCCTTCCGCTTCTCCGAAAATTCTGGGGACTCGGGCAGGCTGCTAGGAAATACTTCCGCGAAAATCGACCCGATGCGGTCGTCCTGGTCGATTTCCCCGGCTTCAACTGGTGGATTGCTCGATATGCCAAGCAGGCGGGAATTCCCGTTTACTACTACATGCCCCCCCAATTGTGGGCCTGGGGTGGCTGGCGTGTGAAACGGATGCATAAGTATGTCGATCATGTGCTCTCCGGGCTCAATTTTGAGACGGAATGGTATCAGAAACAGGGTGTGAATGCTCAATTTGTCGGGCATCCCTTCTTTGAAGAAGTGGCTCAGCATCCCGTCAGTCCCAGTCAAATCAAGCAGTTACGACAGAACCAGAAAAAAGTCATTGCCTTACTTCCCGGTTCTCGCACGATGGAAGTGACGATGAACTGGCCTGCGATGATGGCGGTTGCGCAGCGGATCAATCATCAGCATCCGGAATGCAGCTTTCTGGTGGCCAGCTATAAACCACATCAGCGAGAATTCTGCGAAGAGGAACTGGCAAAATTCAATACTGATTTACCGATCGAATTTCATACGGGCAAAACCTCAGAAATTATAGCAGCTGCAGATTGTGCGCTGATGGTCTCCGGTTCCGTCAGCCTCGAACTGATGGCCCGTTGTCTTCCGGCAGTCGTGCTCTACAAGGGTGGTTATGTGATGGGCACGCTGGCGAAATATCTCGTCAAATGCAAATACATGACTCTGCCCAACCTGATTGCCGGTCGGGAAGTGTTGCCCGAATTTCCTTATATGAACGGCGAGAATGAACGCGTGACCAAAATGGCCAGTATCATCAACGGATGGTTGAGGAACCCGCAGGAATTGGCCAGTGTACGCCAGGATCTGAAAGAGCTCTCGGAGGGAATTGCTGCCTCCAAAGCGTCGGTCACAACTGCCGAGTATTTGCTCGAATCGCTGGAAATTCAGCCTGAATTCAAGCAAGCCGCCTGA
- a CDS encoding putative quinol monooxygenase: MFCINVVLRVHEESKANEITDLLRKAGQLSRLEPGCLRFEVYHDNNDPQNLLLCEHWEDKEAWEVHKHAEAFTTIYQPQVLPHVDRTPYFCSLVE; this comes from the coding sequence ATGTTTTGTATCAATGTCGTGCTGAGAGTTCATGAGGAATCAAAAGCCAATGAAATCACAGATTTGCTCCGAAAAGCGGGTCAGCTCTCCCGGTTAGAGCCCGGCTGCCTGCGTTTTGAAGTTTATCACGACAACAACGATCCTCAGAACCTCCTGCTTTGCGAACACTGGGAGGACAAGGAGGCCTGGGAGGTTCACAAGCATGCCGAAGCTTTCACCACCATTTACCAGCCCCAGGTACTCCCTCACGTAGACCGCACCCCCTATTTCTGCAGTTTAGTCGAATAA
- a CDS encoding histone deacetylase family protein produces the protein MVPTKQKPQCLLYQDDFFQEHRTGSHPECPQRLVAIQKALSQPIDGLEKRSAAEAVEKAGLLPEEIQSLLNKVHDSAYLHQLDQFAAHGGGRWDADTVVSPDSYAVAKLAAATAMLATDQVLTTETKRAFCAIRPPGHHAVSDTAMGFCLMNNIVTAARRAVEHHGLRRVLIVDWDVHHGNGTQDLVYEDEQIWFYSVHRHPFYPGTGHPEETGSGKGLGTICNVPLSVNTSRKEYFDTVSATLGDFAQECRPELVLISAGFDAHERDPIGSLGLKSEDFRSLTRLVNEIANSSAQGRIVSLLEGGYHLEALGESVKIHLEEFSSVSQFPN, from the coding sequence ATGGTTCCTACAAAGCAGAAGCCACAGTGTTTGCTCTATCAGGATGACTTTTTTCAGGAGCACCGCACGGGAAGTCATCCGGAATGTCCGCAGCGATTGGTTGCTATTCAGAAAGCATTGTCGCAGCCGATTGACGGACTGGAAAAGAGATCCGCAGCTGAGGCGGTCGAAAAAGCCGGACTGTTGCCTGAAGAAATTCAATCACTTCTGAACAAAGTTCACGACTCTGCTTATCTGCATCAATTGGATCAGTTCGCTGCTCACGGCGGAGGGCGCTGGGATGCCGATACGGTTGTTTCTCCAGACTCTTATGCGGTGGCGAAACTGGCCGCTGCAACGGCGATGTTGGCGACCGATCAGGTTTTGACAACAGAAACAAAACGGGCCTTCTGTGCAATTCGACCGCCGGGGCATCATGCGGTGTCAGATACCGCGATGGGCTTTTGTCTGATGAATAACATCGTGACAGCGGCACGGCGAGCGGTCGAACATCATGGATTACGTCGTGTCCTGATTGTCGACTGGGATGTCCATCACGGAAATGGAACTCAGGATCTGGTCTATGAGGATGAGCAGATCTGGTTTTACTCGGTCCATCGACATCCCTTTTATCCGGGAACAGGGCATCCTGAGGAGACAGGCTCCGGCAAAGGCCTGGGGACCATCTGCAATGTTCCGCTTTCGGTGAACACCAGCAGGAAAGAATATTTTGACACCGTCTCGGCAACTTTAGGCGACTTCGCACAAGAGTGTCGCCCGGAACTCGTGCTCATCAGTGCCGGGTTTGATGCCCACGAACGGGATCCGATTGGCTCACTTGGATTGAAGTCGGAAGATTTCCGTTCACTGACCAGACTCGTGAACGAAATCGCGAACTCCTCTGCCCAAGGTCGGATCGTATCCCTGCTCGAAGGGGGTTATCATCTGGAAGCGCTGGGGGAATCGGTGAAAATCCATCTGGAGGAATTCAGCTCCGTTTCCCAGTTCCCCAATTGA
- a CDS encoding outer membrane protein assembly factor BamB family protein — MSFIEILNSLTKERTACSLNFALSRICWLCVALLIFSGLNVSISSNACFAQPQENVPDFFSETEEDPDDASMWYLVQADNEFRRKFESLETLISEDRAIDAAVALQAILDNPADFLIMEESGKSDSLKLQMLSWVEELPNSILAAYNLKYDPQCRHLIAQYDKSGQLHYLLEASRRFLHTNSGGIATFRLASHYYDRGDFRTGCLYYLRLQEVERHANQFSPWLELQTSICLANLYSAKVAIQYLQEHVQQSPMNVGGEPITFDKLQEMLAESINSSPDTPQIAEDPEWRNFRRTAERNRYSSEFNMLPLIDWKIDASEVLLDDTLRHTEAFRALLKGVSRGVRERNFVTLPAPNPIVTKNHILVAGFGSMAAFDRQDGSLLWKSSTTDRSLEFLLNEEMLGRFGVDARPDNELHHYAIQHLFCDLTTGTLSSDGNTVFAVRNTGLASLNARTSLQVSTENHALIPTESNLLSAFDIETGKLIWEVGRSSNNMNANLLTGHYFLGPPVTVQGRLFVQSENGSQMFLIELDAATGEAVWIQPLAHPELEITADRPRRIAGTMPTYAAPYLICPTNAGSVMAVDIGLREIGWISIYAVRKPEQLEYDLPFGRRHRDPSEDRRQIDFTGGRYMDGSHWQETVPLMVDQTVLLTPIDSRDLIALDVMTGQVRWVEPRRDGMYAEVTPDGQILIVGNTVIRSLTQSGLENWRRDLISSEPAGRGVFRNSIYQLALKNGELLSIDVKTGHILASTIPEPDLQFGNLLAVDDQLFSFSTGQLIAFASLADVKKRINSESEQNPEAIRLSLSGQLELHQGNTKLGLEYLQQSYIIQKSPEIAKLITQTLLDADHDVLNLDSDTISELAELMVSADHAPEVVFRYVDALLHMERPLEAFRVIHSLLVSQEQTDALMILPGERRATLSAYATGFIQELHEDGTSNALASLVKESNQIIEQTTDAAKLQKLSPLFAVEALEPGYRLQLCRLLNPQLNALLLEKHLSWLEQHASDAQRPEVMARMAELFLQNQKWEAAREYVDQLASNYQETICLNEKTGQQLLNEWKTAYDSAWEATPNDRLAPVNYSYQVTSDPEAAATTRGDHPVTIEKRLPSDSPWKYWLFSMERIQSQLIARNVQDNPAWRLNLGEIGRSSQNFLHSCGHLGIFQSEGELFGFNTLTGETSRPLKPMWSATYGESSTSGSRGFMITSAMQTLGLTPLKIGWQEESGHLAQPVDFHLPMRDRDRIVLYDLINGKPRWEIKHPEEDDIIVWANEQSVFLIDSHGDTYAMHRFSDGALLTEQALPRHDELRALSGSIAVLWERIDQQSGRLIGFDLQAQAILWSLDVSGSVSLAALDSEKLVLLDVGQNSVRFLDPKQESPVFFQTDAPQTNARLLYVLEDEQCWYVHITTSPESVSQNLGFESGADINGPMFAVDKKTQQVLWNAEVDRLRWIPGQPARLPFLVYGAKVEISTRDENGEQQIFRKPTLQVIDKATGKTITNLPEEVNGLLVKQNYNFEQKKFDLEFTSGTLSIQAIEK; from the coding sequence ATGTCATTTATTGAGATCCTCAATTCGCTAACGAAAGAACGTACTGCCTGTTCGTTGAATTTTGCTCTCTCCCGAATCTGCTGGTTATGTGTCGCGCTGCTGATCTTCAGCGGCTTGAATGTTTCCATTTCATCAAATGCTTGTTTCGCACAACCACAAGAAAATGTCCCGGACTTTTTTTCGGAGACTGAAGAAGATCCCGATGATGCCTCGATGTGGTATCTCGTGCAGGCGGACAATGAATTTCGTCGAAAATTCGAATCGCTGGAAACGCTAATTTCTGAAGATCGTGCGATTGATGCAGCGGTCGCTCTGCAGGCGATTCTGGATAACCCGGCTGATTTCCTGATCATGGAAGAGTCTGGAAAATCGGATAGCCTCAAATTGCAGATGTTGAGTTGGGTTGAAGAACTGCCCAATTCAATACTGGCAGCTTACAATCTGAAATACGATCCTCAATGCCGGCATTTGATTGCGCAGTATGATAAGTCTGGTCAGTTACATTATCTGCTGGAAGCATCGCGTCGATTTCTGCACACCAATTCCGGAGGCATCGCCACATTCCGGCTCGCCAGTCACTACTACGATCGAGGAGATTTTCGAACGGGGTGTCTTTATTATTTGAGACTGCAGGAAGTCGAAAGGCACGCCAATCAGTTCTCACCCTGGCTGGAGTTACAGACATCGATCTGTCTGGCGAATTTATACTCTGCAAAAGTTGCGATCCAATACCTGCAGGAGCATGTGCAACAATCGCCAATGAATGTCGGCGGAGAGCCGATCACCTTTGATAAACTGCAGGAGATGCTGGCTGAATCCATCAACTCTTCCCCCGATACACCGCAAATTGCGGAGGATCCCGAGTGGCGTAACTTTCGTCGTACGGCTGAACGCAATCGATATTCTTCCGAATTCAATATGCTGCCTCTCATCGATTGGAAGATTGATGCCTCGGAGGTCTTGCTCGACGACACGCTCCGGCATACGGAGGCATTTCGAGCATTACTCAAAGGAGTCTCTCGTGGAGTTCGGGAACGGAATTTTGTCACGCTACCTGCTCCAAATCCCATCGTAACGAAGAATCATATTCTGGTGGCTGGCTTTGGTTCGATGGCTGCCTTTGATCGTCAGGATGGTTCGTTACTCTGGAAATCCTCGACCACCGATCGTTCGCTGGAATTTCTGCTCAATGAAGAAATGCTGGGGCGGTTTGGTGTCGATGCCCGACCAGATAATGAATTGCATCATTATGCGATTCAGCACCTGTTTTGTGATTTGACAACTGGCACACTGAGCAGTGATGGGAATACGGTATTTGCCGTGCGAAATACTGGCCTGGCCTCGTTAAACGCGCGAACGAGCCTGCAGGTCAGTACGGAAAATCATGCTCTGATCCCAACCGAATCGAATCTTCTCTCGGCTTTTGATATCGAGACTGGGAAATTGATCTGGGAAGTTGGTCGCAGTTCCAACAACATGAATGCCAATCTGCTGACCGGGCATTACTTCCTGGGGCCACCAGTCACAGTCCAGGGACGTTTGTTTGTGCAGTCGGAAAACGGCTCTCAAATGTTTCTGATCGAGTTGGATGCAGCTACCGGAGAAGCGGTTTGGATTCAGCCGCTGGCTCACCCGGAATTAGAAATTACTGCGGATCGTCCACGACGCATCGCCGGAACTATGCCCACTTATGCCGCTCCTTATCTTATCTGTCCGACGAATGCCGGCAGTGTAATGGCGGTTGATATCGGACTGCGAGAAATCGGTTGGATCAGTATTTATGCCGTTCGCAAGCCTGAACAGCTTGAATATGACCTTCCATTCGGACGTCGACATCGAGATCCCTCAGAAGATCGTCGCCAGATCGATTTCACGGGTGGGAGATACATGGACGGTTCTCACTGGCAGGAAACGGTTCCGTTAATGGTCGATCAAACCGTGTTACTCACGCCGATTGACAGTCGCGATCTGATTGCATTGGATGTGATGACAGGCCAGGTTCGCTGGGTTGAGCCTCGTCGTGATGGCATGTATGCCGAAGTCACACCTGATGGTCAGATTCTGATTGTCGGAAATACGGTGATCCGCTCGTTGACTCAAAGCGGCCTCGAAAACTGGAGACGGGATTTGATTTCCAGTGAACCAGCCGGGCGAGGTGTTTTTCGAAATTCGATTTATCAACTCGCCTTAAAAAATGGCGAACTGCTTTCGATCGACGTCAAAACGGGGCACATCCTGGCCTCAACGATTCCCGAGCCGGATTTGCAGTTCGGAAATCTGCTGGCGGTCGACGATCAGTTATTCTCATTTTCTACAGGACAATTGATCGCATTCGCGTCTCTGGCCGATGTAAAAAAACGAATCAATTCTGAAAGTGAGCAGAATCCCGAAGCCATTCGCCTTTCTCTCTCTGGTCAACTGGAGTTGCATCAGGGGAATACAAAACTGGGGCTCGAATACCTTCAACAGTCGTACATAATCCAGAAATCCCCTGAGATCGCAAAACTGATCACGCAAACCTTACTCGATGCCGACCACGATGTTCTCAATCTCGACTCCGACACAATTTCGGAACTGGCGGAACTGATGGTCTCAGCCGATCATGCTCCCGAAGTCGTGTTCCGTTATGTCGATGCGCTGCTGCACATGGAGCGACCTCTCGAAGCATTTCGAGTGATTCACTCTCTGCTTGTCTCGCAAGAGCAAACCGACGCGCTGATGATTCTGCCAGGAGAACGCAGAGCCACATTGTCGGCCTATGCCACCGGGTTTATTCAGGAATTGCACGAGGATGGCACTTCCAATGCGCTGGCAAGTCTGGTCAAAGAGTCGAATCAGATTATCGAACAAACGACAGATGCTGCCAAACTCCAGAAATTGTCTCCACTGTTCGCGGTCGAAGCATTGGAGCCCGGTTATCGACTGCAATTGTGTCGTTTATTAAACCCACAGTTGAATGCTCTTCTACTCGAAAAACATTTGAGCTGGCTGGAACAGCATGCTTCCGATGCACAACGTCCGGAAGTGATGGCCCGCATGGCGGAACTGTTCCTGCAGAATCAGAAATGGGAAGCCGCTCGGGAGTATGTTGATCAACTGGCAAGTAATTATCAGGAAACCATTTGTCTGAACGAGAAGACCGGTCAACAGTTGTTGAATGAGTGGAAGACTGCCTACGATTCTGCATGGGAAGCGACTCCCAACGACCGCCTCGCTCCGGTCAATTACTCCTATCAGGTGACAAGTGATCCCGAGGCTGCCGCGACTACACGAGGAGATCATCCTGTCACAATTGAGAAGCGACTCCCGTCCGATTCGCCATGGAAGTACTGGTTGTTTTCCATGGAGCGAATTCAAAGCCAATTGATTGCTCGAAACGTCCAGGACAATCCTGCATGGCGGCTCAATCTCGGAGAAATCGGTCGATCGAGCCAGAATTTTCTACATAGCTGCGGACACCTGGGGATCTTTCAATCTGAAGGCGAACTGTTTGGATTCAACACTTTAACTGGTGAGACTTCCCGACCATTGAAACCAATGTGGTCGGCGACCTACGGAGAAAGTTCGACATCTGGCAGTCGCGGATTTATGATCACATCGGCAATGCAGACCCTCGGCTTAACGCCTTTGAAAATTGGCTGGCAGGAAGAGTCCGGGCATCTGGCACAGCCTGTCGATTTCCATTTGCCAATGCGAGATCGCGACCGCATCGTTTTATATGATCTCATCAACGGAAAGCCCCGCTGGGAGATTAAGCATCCTGAAGAAGATGACATCATCGTCTGGGCCAACGAGCAGTCCGTCTTCCTCATCGATTCTCACGGCGACACTTATGCAATGCACCGTTTTTCCGATGGGGCACTCCTCACCGAGCAGGCACTTCCGCGGCACGACGAACTCCGGGCACTTTCCGGTTCGATCGCCGTTTTATGGGAACGAATCGACCAGCAATCCGGACGCCTGATCGGCTTTGACCTGCAGGCTCAAGCCATTCTGTGGTCTCTCGATGTCTCAGGTTCTGTCAGTCTGGCTGCTTTGGATTCCGAGAAACTCGTCTTGCTGGATGTCGGTCAGAATTCCGTTCGATTCCTCGATCCGAAACAGGAATCGCCCGTCTTCTTTCAAACGGATGCCCCCCAAACGAATGCTCGATTGCTATATGTCCTCGAAGATGAACAATGCTGGTATGTGCACATCACGACCTCACCAGAATCGGTCTCGCAGAATCTCGGTTTCGAAAGTGGAGCCGACATCAATGGGCCGATGTTTGCAGTCGACAAAAAAACTCAACAGGTTCTCTGGAACGCCGAAGTCGATCGACTCCGCTGGATCCCCGGACAACCGGCCCGACTGCCGTTTCTCGTTTACGGAGCCAAAGTCGAAATCAGCACTCGTGACGAAAATGGCGAACAGCAGATCTTCCGCAAACCGACATTGCAGGTGATCGATAAGGCGACCGGAAAAACGATTACGAATCTCCCAGAGGAGGTCAACGGCTTACTGGTGAAACAGAACTACAACTTCGAGCAAAAGAAGTTCGACCTGGAATTCACAAGCGGCACGCTTTCGATTCAGGCTATTGAGAAATGA